Part of the Gigantopelta aegis isolate Gae_Host unplaced genomic scaffold, Gae_host_genome ctg3169_pilon_pilon, whole genome shotgun sequence genome is shown below.
TGTCATTTAGTCTTGTGTTGCCTGATGTTTCTGGGGGAGGGTATACTTGGAGAcactgttaataaaaaattgcTCCTGCATAGATCTGCGAAGAGCCAATTAGAATACTTCCTAATCATGCTATATCatcatgttgttgttattaGAGTGCAGTAATCTCATCTCACAGTAATCTccttaaaacaataatataagaCAGGACAGTCTCCAAACAAGTAGCTTTTCAAGACAAACAAGTATACTTGTTGtcatataataacaacaaataatgacaacaagtatatttgttgttgtcatataatcacaacaaataatgacaacaagtattgtcatataatcacaacaaataatgacaacaagtatatatttgttgttgtcatataatcacaacaaataatgacaacaagtattgtcatataatcacaacaaataatgacaacaacatatttgttgttgtcatataatcacaacaaataatgacaagtattgtcatataatcacaacaaataatgacaagtattgtcatataatcacaacaaataatgacaacaagtatatttgttgttgtcatataatcacaacaaataatgacaacaaatatatttgttgttgtcatataatcacaacaacaacaaatatatttgttgttgacacaacaaataatgacaACAAGTATATTTGTTGTCATGTTTGTTCTCAGACATTTCAAGTGACAGCTTGTAAAATTTCTATCAATAGAATCTCCAGACATTTCCCTTCCCAAGAAATGTAAAGTGATGTGAGACCACTAACCTCAACTAATGCTGTTGTACGTCCAGCTCGTTGTAAGAATGGCAAGAACTGTTTTGCTTTAGCTGGATCCTAAAAAAAcgatacataaataaatatgtacataatatatataacagttcTCTCACTCCAGATACATCAGCCACTCTATGTAGAGTTGACTCCTTTTTGCTGTGAAGTCccttgttgtttttaatagctCTGTTCTCAGCAGTCAGGAGATCATCGTAATGAGATGAACGTTGGTCATCATTACGACCATGTTTCAAACATGTAGCCAATCCTTTGCTGATGAGAGCCTCTGCAATATTTCTGAAAAAAGGAGTGTGAGATACAAGTATAACAAGCTTGAATTTCTTACACTCCTTCCCGAGTCACAGTACAGCACACTCTCTCAGAAAATTGATCTTGAGCTGGTTTAATGTAGTCGACAACTACATTTACTTTCTTTCCAATGAGTTTCTTGCGTAAAAACTCTCTAGCTTCAAACATGTAAGGAATATCATATAATGGTCGGGTACGTTCTGTCCTATATGATGCACTAGAAGACTGGTAGTAAAGAATAAAAGCTAAGTTAagtaatgtatattatattgattattaattcTATCTTGTACATCaaatgatattgatgatatagtcaagaatattatttgtaaaattataaacttgctttaaaaagtgaaaatacTTACTTGGTCTGCAGGTTCATCTTTTTTTGGTGGACGAAGACtggaaaagaatattttttgATATTGTCCTTTATCAGTTTTGACAACTAATGCATCACTATTGGCAACTTCAATAACCTGAATagaaaatgaaagtgaaaagaTTTCTCTCACATGGTACCAACCTTTCCAGAAAAGTTTTTTGATGGTATTGATGCTGACATAGTTGGCTGAGGTTTAGGTTGATAGTCTTTCCAAAACCTTTGTTTATTAGTTTTAGCTTGTCTAACaaaatgtggtgtgtgtgtgagagagagagagagaagaggggaggggagggagagagagagagagagagagagagagagagagagagagagagagagagagagagagagagagagagagaggagtctATTCTAGTTTCATTGTGACCTTCTATTTTCTCACTTCTCAGCAGCTCTTAACTTTTCCTTGTTGTTAATTACCATAGCCATTGACCAATCAACACACCAGGCAAACCCTTCCTGTAACAATAGCTCAGCATATTACCAGcctttaaaggaaaataaagtAACTATAATATTTCAGAACTATCAATCTATTAGTCTCACTGGATGAATCACAGTAGCCATGACAATATTTTGACTACTGAGTCCCTCAATTAACAATTTGACATCACGTTGTAGAAGACGTGACTCAGTAAAAATTTAGCCTGCTCAGCAAAAGGTTCGGCAATATCCGTATCTCCTTCTTTCTTAAGTGAAGGACACTAAAAGAGATATAGCTAATAACAAAGACGATGCATTTCTGTAACTACTCACCTTAATTCCTGACATAGCAACAGTCAACATTTCAAATGAAGGCACGACCATAGCTCTTAGAGTACAACCATCACGAACATGTTCAATCACAGCTATCATGAAATAATGTATAGaataaataactatttaataataattagcaAGCAATTAAGTATTATAATTAACTATAGTTCCTCTTAAAGTTTTTACTACATAAATTTTCACTtagtaatttaaattttaaaggtggattaattaaattaactacatttaaaattaaatcatatTTATCAAAATTTAGTCTTGTCTGACTGTTAATTTATGAATGACAGattgtatttatgtaatttactcttaaaaagtttagaaaaaCAATATGACATGTGAAAATAGATTATTAAATTAAGCTCTAATGTTATCAGTTGTAAAGGACTAACTACCTCAGTGTCCGCTAACCATTGGCTCTAAAATCAACAACTCAACTATCAAGCTTTCTACAAATGTTGTTTGAATTAGAGAAACATTTACTGAACTGAAAGTCtgaaatttttaataaattttgtcttaaaatcaaaaaaaaatattaacaacttTTAACATGCTACAATATAACATTAGttcattacaattattttatctattaaatattaatatcctcaCCATCAAGTTGTTTGCCATGATTCTTATCAGCAAATTGGCGCAAATTGTCAACTGACCAGGTGACATTTCGAACagcctgaaaaacaaaacagtttgatatataaagaaaaaccaAAATACATTCAAATTTCTAACATTTGAATTTGGTGACTTCCCCCATTTTCCTTTTCCTTGTGATTTTGCATCAGTTTCAAGTTGTGCTAACTTAGTCAATTCTCTAGTAAATAGACAACACAgaacattgtattttatttagcaAGTTTACTTTCTCAATAACACATTGTATTAGATTAAGGAATCATTTTCAACTATATCCAGCTGCACTTACTCTGATGGTCTCACATTAGATTGTCTCACTTCAACTAGACCCTCTGACACAATAAGTTCAGTAACATTCAATCTTTCCATATCTAAAGtaacataaaaaataactaataaatTAATCATTCCATCTATGCTATATATTTGTCTTATGTTCATTCATCTGTACATTGTCCCTGCTATTTTCTATATGTCAATTAGTACCTTTGGTGAACCAAACCACACCATATTCTCGACCTCCAGTAGTTTTGTGGTCAATAGCGAATTGAACTTCTTTACCTATGAGCATCTTACGAAGATATTCACGTGCTTCCCAAGCATAGGGCTAAGGAACAGAGATATAACTTAATAGTAAGTATTACTATAGCAGATACAACAATACTATGATCTATAGTgccaatatatacatttagtatTACAGATACTCACTTCATCTTTGGCATCAGTGCTACCTTCAATTGAAGGATTAGCTCGACGACCAAGTTTGGGTGCTACAATATATGACAATGCCAGTGTTCTCTCTGGAGGAGGTCCTCCTCTTGGCTGACCACGAATAATAATAGTGTCTCCAGAAAGAACCTAAATAGAATTCCAAAAATTTGAGTAAAATTTCATAGTTTTATGTATCTCACTTGTTTTACAATGCCCCTGTGAACTTGGGCAGAGGG
Proteins encoded:
- the LOC121391965 gene encoding LOW QUALITY PROTEIN: staphylococcal nuclease domain-containing protein 1-like (The sequence of the model RefSeq protein was modified relative to this genomic sequence to represent the inferred CDS: inserted 1 base in 1 codon; substituted 4 bases at 4 genomic stop codons), with product MAQQIAPSAQVHRGIVKQVLSGDTIIIRGQPRGGPPPERTLALSYIVAPKLGRRANPSIEGSTDAKDEPYAWEAREYLRKMLIGKEVQFAIDHKTTGGREYGVVWFTKDMERLNVTELIVSEGLVEVRQSNVRPSEELTKLAQLETDAKSQGKGKWGKSPNSNAVRNVTWSVDNLRQFADKNHGKQLDAVIEHVRDGCTLRAMVVPSFEMLTVAMSGIKCPSLKKEGDTDIAEPFAEQAKXFTESRLLQRDVKLLIEGLSSQNIVMATVIHPVRLIDXXFXNIIVTLFSFKGWXYAELLLQEGFAWCVDWSMAMVINNKEKLRAAEKQAKTNKQRFWKDYQPKPQPTMSASIPSKNFSGKVIEVANSDALVVKTDKGQYQKIFFSSLRPPKKDEPADQSSSASYRTERTRPLYDIPYMFEAREFLRKKLIGKKVNVVVDYIKPAQDQFSERVCCTVTREGVNIAEALISKGLATCLKHGRNDDQRSSHYDDLLTAENRAIKNNKGLHSKKESTLHRVADVSGDPAKAKQFLPFLQRAGRTTALVEFVTSGSRMKLYLPKDTCLITFILADISCPRAGATVDRQKIPAEPYGQEALLFTKELIMQREVDVEVENCDKGGNFIGWMFLDGRNLAVSLVEVIVTEIVSGDHFWAQNVEQVAADSGDIEVWHVVAPGNTLESSASLSSGHHDMVLNLCVTNEGKEDGGRVISAGADGCMNNKKLGQTQSSSTKGTKKATTLPRNKAPPPPVLAVKSGRRGEREGYGSGGVDNIDSSCPTVLYIGKGGFWEGKTTDQRGWFPQNAIKELTQAATDQSLCEANSDDLDMYDQYQENDDRECEKDNSSDSESLNDQQYFGPAAWDSSQEGNTEDERTM